A single genomic interval of Alligator mississippiensis isolate rAllMis1 chromosome 15, rAllMis1, whole genome shotgun sequence harbors:
- the LOC102575965 gene encoding uncharacterized protein LOC102575965 isoform X2, with translation MAAAAPTQLREAFEDVALYFTRKEWELLGDGDKVLYRDQMLRNYHTLVSLGYQGPTPDLICRIQRGEVELWVCDDKDPGETAWSKNLSPDLSDSWDSLAEDSSVGSFPGPGSSVQAALSGSMSQRMSPLDPTKRAPNWSRGEVLDLIVIWGEVRRTVATAAKGTKGNRQNQAICERIAAQMVARGHQRDWLQVRTKIKSLKSLYVRGRDAKRVPGAAKNTIPFHKELADILERDHAVAPRYTVQCTASDQQEGDSGEAASSQQPPAAPQDSCEYLGSSVALILSPIAEPGMQETQEVAPGLNGCKSEVTEIEHPAGNLSDFSDAWDPLAEDSSVGSFPGPDPSVQAALSAGMSQRMPPLDSVRRAPNWSHSEVLDLITIWGEVRRAIATAAKGTKGNRQKQAVCERIAAQMMARGHQRDWLQVRTKIKSLKSLYVRGKDASRVPGAAKNTIPFHKELADILERDHIVAPYHTVRCTASGPVCYDQEEGDSGEAASSQQPPGAPQESCEDLVSSVALSPIAEPGTQEVAPGQDGCKSEVPEIEHPAGNLSGIREICNSFAEDSSVGSFPGSGPSVQAAHSGSVSQKIPTLDSVRRAPNWSRGEVLDLIAIWGEMRRTIAAAGKGTKGNRQKQAVCEMIAAQMVARGHQRDWLQVRTKIKSLKSLYVRGRGAKRVPGAAKNTIPFHKELADILERDHAVAPRYTVQRTALGPFCCDQQEGDRGEAASSQQPPVAPQESCEDLVSSVALILSPIAEPGTRETQEVAPGQDGCKSEVPEIGHPAGNLSDFSDAWDSLADDSSVGSFPGPEPSVQADYLDSVNQRMPLLDPIKRAPNWSHGEVLDLIAIWGEMRRTIATAAKGTKGNRQKQAVCERIAAQMVAWGHQRDWLQVRTKIKSLKSLYVRGRDAKRVPGAAKNAVPFHKELADILEGDHIVAPCHTVQHTALGPVCCDQQEGDSGEAASSQQLPAAPQESCEDPVSSVALVLSPIAEPGTQETQEVAPGQDGCKSEVSEIEHPAGNLFDFSDAWDSLAEDSSVGSFPGSGPSVQAGSMSEKMPALDSVRRAPNWSRGEVLDLITAWGEMRRAIATAGKGSKGNRQKQAICERIAAQMVARGHQRDWLQVRTKIKSLKSLYVKGRDANKVPGAAKNTIPFHKELADILERDRAVAPRYTVQCTALGPFCCDQQEGDSGEAASSQQLPAALQERSEDLVSSVALILSPIAEPGTQETQEVAPGQDGCKSEVPEIEHPAGNLSDFSDAWDCLAEDSSVGSFPGSGPSVQAAHSASMSQKMPALDSVKRAPNWSRGEVLDLIAIWGEMRRAIAAAAKGTKGTRQNQAVCERIAAQMVARGHQRDWLQVRTKIKSLKSLYVRGRDANRMPGAAKNTIPFHKEIADILERDHAVASHHTVQCTVLGPVCCDQQEGDSGEAASSQQPSSAHQRSCEDLVSSMALILSPIAEPGTQETQEVAPGQDGCKSEVPEIEHPVGNLFGNHTGERGLCI, from the exons GATATCAAGGTCCCACACCAGActtgatctgccgcatccagcgaggggaggtggagctctgggtctgtgatgataAGGACCCTGGAGAAACCGCGTGGTCTAAGAACCTGTCCCCAG ATTTATCTGATTCCTGGGACTCCTTGGCAGAGGACAGCTCTGTGGGCTCATTCCCTGGACCTGGCTCTTCAGTGCAAGCAG CTCTATCAGGCAGCATGAGCCAAAGGATGTCCCCCCTGGATCCCACCAAGCGGGCACCTAATTGGAGCCGTGGTGAGGTCCTGGACCTCATTgtgatatggggagaagtgaggAGGACGGTTGCAACTGCAGCGAAGGGGACTAAAGGAAACCGGCAGAATCAGGCCATTTGTGAGAGGATTGCGGCACAGATGGTGGCACGAGGGCATCAGCGGGACTGGCTCCAGGTCAGGACCAAGATAAAGTCCCTGAAATCCCTCTACGTGAGGGGCAGGGATGCCAAGagggtgcctggggcagccaAGAACACGATCCCCTTCCACAAAGAGCTTGCAGACATCCTTGAGAGGGATCACGCTGTGGCTCCTCGCTATACAGTCCAGTGCACAGCCTCGGACCAGCAAGAGGGGGACAGCGGTgaagcagcctcctcccagcagccGCCTGCTGCCCCCCAAGACAGTTGTGAGTATCTGGGGTCCTCCGTGGCCCTGATCCTGAGCCCCATCGCTGAACCTGGAATGCAGGAGACCCAGGAGGTGGCCCCAGGACTGAATGGTTGCAAGTCAGAAGTCACAGAAATTGAGCACCCTGCAGGAAACCTCTCTG ATTTCTCTGACGCCTGGGACCCTTTGGCAGAGGACAGCTCTGTGGGCTCCTTCCCTGGACCTGACCCTTCAGTGCAAGCAG CTCTCTCAGCCGGTATGAGCCAAAGGATGCCCCCCCTGGACTCCGTCAGGCGGGCACCCAATTGGAGCCACAGTGAGGTGCTGGACCTCATCACGATATGGGGAGAGGTGAGGAGAGCCATTGCAACTGCAGCAAAGGGGACTAAAGGAAACCGTCAGAAACAGGCCGTTTGTGAGAGGATTGCGGCGCAGATGATGGCACGGGGACATCAGCGGGACTGGCTCCAGGTCAGGACCAAGATAAAGTCCCTGAAATCCCtctatgtgaggggcaaggatgcCAGTagggtgcctggggcagccaAGAACACGATCCCCTTCCACAAAGAGCTTGCAGACATCCTTGAGAGGGATCACATTGTGGCTCCTTACCATACGGTCCGGTGCACAGCCTCGGGTCCTGTCTGCTATGACCAGGAAGAAGGGGACAGCGGTgaggcagcctcctcccagcagccGCCTGGTGCCCCCCAAGAAAGTTGTGAGGACCTGGTGTCCTCCGTGGCCCTGAGCCCCATCGCTGAACCTGGAACGCAGGAGGTGGCCCCCGGACAGGATGGTTGCAAGTCAGAGGTCCCAGAAATTGAGCACCCTGCAGGAAACCTCTCTG GCATCAGAGAAATCTGCAACTCCTTTGCAGAGGACAGCTCTGTGGGCTCATTCCCTGGATCTGGCCCCTCAGTGCAAGCAG CTCACTCAGGCAGCGTGAGTCAAAAGATACCCACCCTGGACTCCGTCAGGCGGGCACCTAATTGGAGCCGTGGTGAGGTGCTGGACCTGATCGCGATATGGGGAGAAATGAGGAGGACCATTGCAGCTGCAGGAAAGGGGACTAAAGGAAACCGGCAGAAACAGGCGGTTTGTGAGATGATTGCGGCACAGATGGTGGCACGGGGACATCAGCGGGACTGGCTCCAGGTCAGGACAAAGATAAAGTCCCTGAAATCCCTCTACgtgaggggcaggggtgccaagagggtgcctggggcagccaAGAATACGATCCCCTTCCACAAAGAGCTTGCAGACATCCTTGAGAGGGATCACGCTGTGGCTCCTCGCTATACAGTCCAGCGCACAGCCTTGGGCCCTTTCTGCTGTGACCAGCAAGAGGGGGACAGAGGTgaggcagcctcctcccagcagccGCCTGTTGCCCCCCAAGAAAGTTGTGAGGACCTGGTGTCCTCCGTGGCCCTGATCCTGAGCCCCATCGCTGAACCTGGAACGCGGGAGACCCAGGAGGTGGCCCCGGGACAGGATGGTTGCAAGTCAGAGGTCCCAGAAATTGGGCATCCTGCAGGAAACCTCTCTG ATTTCTCTGATGCCTGGGACTCCTTGGCAGACGACAGCTCTGTGGGCTCATTCCCTGGACCGGAGCCTTCAGTACAAGCAG ATTACTTAGACAGCGTGAACCAAAGGATGCCCCTTCTGGACCCCATCAAGCGGGCACCCAATTGGAGCCATGGTGAGGTGCTGGACCTGATCGCGATATGGGGAGAGATGAGGAGAACCATTGCAACTGCAGCGAAGGGAACTAAGGGAAACCGTCAGAAACAGGCTGTTTGTGAGAGGATTGCGGCGCAGATGGTGGCATGGGGGCATCAGCGGGACTGGCTCCAGGTCAGGACCAAGATAAAGTCCCTGAAATCCCTCTATGTGAGGGGCAGGGATGCCAAGagggtgcctggggcagccaAGAACGCAGTCCCCTTCCACAAAGAGCTTGCAGACATCCTTGAGGGGGATCATATTGTGGCTCCTTGCCATACAGTCCAGCACACAGCCTTGGGCCCCGTCTGCTGTGACCAGCAAGAAGGGGACAGTGGTgaagcagcctcctcccagcagctgcctgctgccccccaggaAAGTTGTGAGGACCCGGTGTCCTCTGTGGCCCTGGTCCTGAGCCCCATCGCTGAACCTGGAACGCAGGAGACCCAGGAGGTGGCCCCCGGACAGGATGGTTGCAAGTCAGAGGTCTCAGAAATCGAGCACCCTGCAGGAAACCTCTTTG ATTTCTCTGATGCCTGGGACTCGTTGGCAGAGGACAGCTCTGTGGGCTCATTCCCCGGATCTGGCCCGTCAGTGCAAGCAG GCAGCATGAGTGAAAAGATGCCAGCCCTGGACTCCGTCAGGCGGGCACCTAATTGGAGCCGTGGTGAGGTGCTGGACCTGATCACGGCATGGGGAGAGATGAGGAGAGCCATTGCAACTGCAGGAAAGGGATCTAAAGGAAACCGTCAGAAACAGGCCATTTGTGAGAGGATTGCAGCGCAGATGGTGGCACGGGGGCATCAGCGGGACTGGCTCCAGGTCAGGACCAAGATAAAGTCCCTGAAATCCCTTTATGTGAAGGGCAGGGATGCCAATAAGGTGCCTGGGGCAGCCAAGAACACGATCCCCTTCCACAAAGAGCTTGCAGACATCCTTGAGAGGGATCGCGCTGTGGCTCCTCGCTACACAGTCCAGTGCACAGCCTTGGGCCCTTTCTGCTGTGACCAGCAAGAGGGGGACAGCGGTgaagcagcctcctcccagcagcttcctgctgccctccaggAAAGGTCTGAGGATCTGGTGTCCTCCGTGGCCCTGATCCTGAGCCCCATCGCTGAACCTGGAACACAGGAGACTCAGGAGGTGGCCCCAGGACAGGATGGTTGCAAGTCAGAGGTCCCAGAAATTGAGCATCCTGCAGGAAACCTCTCTG ATTTCTCTGATGCCTGGGACTGCTTGGCAGAGGACAGCTCTGTGGGCTCATTCCCTGGATCTGGCCCTTCAGTGCAAGCAG CTCACTCAGCCAGCATGAGCCAAAAGATGCCCGCCCTGGACTCTGTCAAGCGGGCACCTAATTGGAGCCGTGGTGAGGTGCTGGACCTGATCGCGATATGGGGAGAGATGAGGAGAGCCATTGCAGCTGCAGCAAAGGGGACTAAAGGAACCCGGCAGAATCAGGCTGTTTGTGAGAGGATTGCGGCGCAGATGGTGGCACGGGGACATCAGCGGGACTGGCTCCAGGTCAGGACCAAGATAAAGTCCCTGAAATCCCTCTATGTGAGAGGCAGGGATGCCAATAGGATGCCTGGGGCAGCCAAGAACACGATCCCCTTCCACAAAGAGATTGCAGACATCCTTGAGAGGGATCATGCTGTGGCTTCTCACCATACAGTCCAGTGCACAGTTTTGGGCCCCGTCTGCTGTGACCAGCAAGAGGGGGACAGCGgtgaggcagcctcctctcagcaGCCATCTTCTGCCCACCAGCGAAGTTGTGAGGACCTGGTGTCCTCCATGGCCCTGATCCTGAGCCCCATCGCTGAACCTGGAACGCAGGAGACCCAGGAGGTGGCCCCAGGACAGGATGGTTGCAAGTCAGAGGTCCCAGAAATTGAGCACCCTGTAGGAAACCTCTTCG GAAATCATACAGGTGAGAGAGGCCTCTGCATCTAG
- the LOC102575965 gene encoding uncharacterized protein LOC102575965 isoform X4, with protein MAAAAPTQQLREAFEDVALYFTRKEWELLGDGDKVLYRDQMLRNYHTLVSLGYQGPTPDLICRIQRGEVELWVCDDKDPGETAWSKNLSPALSGSMSQRMSPLDPTKRAPNWSRGEVLDLIVIWGEVRRTVATAAKGTKGNRQNQAICERIAAQMVARGHQRDWLQVRTKIKSLKSLYVRGRDAKRVPGAAKNTIPFHKELADILERDHAVAPRYTVQCTASDQQEGDSGEAASSQQPPAAPQDSCEYLGSSVALILSPIAEPGMQETQEVAPGLNGCKSEVTEIEHPAGNLSDFSDAWDPLAEDSSVGSFPGPDPSVQAALSAGMSQRMPPLDSVRRAPNWSHSEVLDLITIWGEVRRAIATAAKGTKGNRQKQAVCERIAAQMMARGHQRDWLQVRTKIKSLKSLYVRGKDASRVPGAAKNTIPFHKELADILERDHIVAPYHTVRCTASGPVCYDQEEGDSGEAASSQQPPGAPQESCEDLVSSVALSPIAEPGTQEVAPGQDGCKSEVPEIEHPAGNLSGIREICNSFAEDSSVGSFPGSGPSVQAAHSGSVSQKIPTLDSVRRAPNWSRGEVLDLIAIWGEMRRTIAAAGKGTKGNRQKQAVCEMIAAQMVARGHQRDWLQVRTKIKSLKSLYVRGRGAKRVPGAAKNTIPFHKELADILERDHAVAPRYTVQRTALGPFCCDQQEGDRGEAASSQQPPVAPQESCEDLVSSVALILSPIAEPGTRETQEVAPGQDGCKSEVPEIGHPAGNLSDFSDAWDSLADDSSVGSFPGPEPSVQADYLDSVNQRMPLLDPIKRAPNWSHGEVLDLIAIWGEMRRTIATAAKGTKGNRQKQAVCERIAAQMVAWGHQRDWLQVRTKIKSLKSLYVRGRDAKRVPGAAKNAVPFHKELADILEGDHIVAPCHTVQHTALGPVCCDQQEGDSGEAASSQQLPAAPQESCEDPVSSVALVLSPIAEPGTQETQEVAPGQDGCKSEVSEIEHPAGNLFDFSDAWDSLAEDSSVGSFPGSGPSVQAGSMSEKMPALDSVRRAPNWSRGEVLDLITAWGEMRRAIATAGKGSKGNRQKQAICERIAAQMVARGHQRDWLQVRTKIKSLKSLYVKGRDANKVPGAAKNTIPFHKELADILERDRAVAPRYTVQCTALGPFCCDQQEGDSGEAASSQQLPAALQERSEDLVSSVALILSPIAEPGTQETQEVAPGQDGCKSEVPEIEHPAGNLSDFSDAWDCLAEDSSVGSFPGSGPSVQAAHSASMSQKMPALDSVKRAPNWSRGEVLDLIAIWGEMRRAIAAAAKGTKGTRQNQAVCERIAAQMVARGHQRDWLQVRTKIKSLKSLYVRGRDANRMPGAAKNTIPFHKEIADILERDHAVASHHTVQCTVLGPVCCDQQEGDSGEAASSQQPSSAHQRSCEDLVSSMALILSPIAEPGTQETQEVAPGQDGCKSEVPEIEHPVGNLFGNHTGERGLCI; from the exons GATATCAAGGTCCCACACCAGActtgatctgccgcatccagcgaggggaggtggagctctgggtctgtgatgataAGGACCCTGGAGAAACCGCGTGGTCTAAGAACCTGTCCCCAG CTCTATCAGGCAGCATGAGCCAAAGGATGTCCCCCCTGGATCCCACCAAGCGGGCACCTAATTGGAGCCGTGGTGAGGTCCTGGACCTCATTgtgatatggggagaagtgaggAGGACGGTTGCAACTGCAGCGAAGGGGACTAAAGGAAACCGGCAGAATCAGGCCATTTGTGAGAGGATTGCGGCACAGATGGTGGCACGAGGGCATCAGCGGGACTGGCTCCAGGTCAGGACCAAGATAAAGTCCCTGAAATCCCTCTACGTGAGGGGCAGGGATGCCAAGagggtgcctggggcagccaAGAACACGATCCCCTTCCACAAAGAGCTTGCAGACATCCTTGAGAGGGATCACGCTGTGGCTCCTCGCTATACAGTCCAGTGCACAGCCTCGGACCAGCAAGAGGGGGACAGCGGTgaagcagcctcctcccagcagccGCCTGCTGCCCCCCAAGACAGTTGTGAGTATCTGGGGTCCTCCGTGGCCCTGATCCTGAGCCCCATCGCTGAACCTGGAATGCAGGAGACCCAGGAGGTGGCCCCAGGACTGAATGGTTGCAAGTCAGAAGTCACAGAAATTGAGCACCCTGCAGGAAACCTCTCTG ATTTCTCTGACGCCTGGGACCCTTTGGCAGAGGACAGCTCTGTGGGCTCCTTCCCTGGACCTGACCCTTCAGTGCAAGCAG CTCTCTCAGCCGGTATGAGCCAAAGGATGCCCCCCCTGGACTCCGTCAGGCGGGCACCCAATTGGAGCCACAGTGAGGTGCTGGACCTCATCACGATATGGGGAGAGGTGAGGAGAGCCATTGCAACTGCAGCAAAGGGGACTAAAGGAAACCGTCAGAAACAGGCCGTTTGTGAGAGGATTGCGGCGCAGATGATGGCACGGGGACATCAGCGGGACTGGCTCCAGGTCAGGACCAAGATAAAGTCCCTGAAATCCCtctatgtgaggggcaaggatgcCAGTagggtgcctggggcagccaAGAACACGATCCCCTTCCACAAAGAGCTTGCAGACATCCTTGAGAGGGATCACATTGTGGCTCCTTACCATACGGTCCGGTGCACAGCCTCGGGTCCTGTCTGCTATGACCAGGAAGAAGGGGACAGCGGTgaggcagcctcctcccagcagccGCCTGGTGCCCCCCAAGAAAGTTGTGAGGACCTGGTGTCCTCCGTGGCCCTGAGCCCCATCGCTGAACCTGGAACGCAGGAGGTGGCCCCCGGACAGGATGGTTGCAAGTCAGAGGTCCCAGAAATTGAGCACCCTGCAGGAAACCTCTCTG GCATCAGAGAAATCTGCAACTCCTTTGCAGAGGACAGCTCTGTGGGCTCATTCCCTGGATCTGGCCCCTCAGTGCAAGCAG CTCACTCAGGCAGCGTGAGTCAAAAGATACCCACCCTGGACTCCGTCAGGCGGGCACCTAATTGGAGCCGTGGTGAGGTGCTGGACCTGATCGCGATATGGGGAGAAATGAGGAGGACCATTGCAGCTGCAGGAAAGGGGACTAAAGGAAACCGGCAGAAACAGGCGGTTTGTGAGATGATTGCGGCACAGATGGTGGCACGGGGACATCAGCGGGACTGGCTCCAGGTCAGGACAAAGATAAAGTCCCTGAAATCCCTCTACgtgaggggcaggggtgccaagagggtgcctggggcagccaAGAATACGATCCCCTTCCACAAAGAGCTTGCAGACATCCTTGAGAGGGATCACGCTGTGGCTCCTCGCTATACAGTCCAGCGCACAGCCTTGGGCCCTTTCTGCTGTGACCAGCAAGAGGGGGACAGAGGTgaggcagcctcctcccagcagccGCCTGTTGCCCCCCAAGAAAGTTGTGAGGACCTGGTGTCCTCCGTGGCCCTGATCCTGAGCCCCATCGCTGAACCTGGAACGCGGGAGACCCAGGAGGTGGCCCCGGGACAGGATGGTTGCAAGTCAGAGGTCCCAGAAATTGGGCATCCTGCAGGAAACCTCTCTG ATTTCTCTGATGCCTGGGACTCCTTGGCAGACGACAGCTCTGTGGGCTCATTCCCTGGACCGGAGCCTTCAGTACAAGCAG ATTACTTAGACAGCGTGAACCAAAGGATGCCCCTTCTGGACCCCATCAAGCGGGCACCCAATTGGAGCCATGGTGAGGTGCTGGACCTGATCGCGATATGGGGAGAGATGAGGAGAACCATTGCAACTGCAGCGAAGGGAACTAAGGGAAACCGTCAGAAACAGGCTGTTTGTGAGAGGATTGCGGCGCAGATGGTGGCATGGGGGCATCAGCGGGACTGGCTCCAGGTCAGGACCAAGATAAAGTCCCTGAAATCCCTCTATGTGAGGGGCAGGGATGCCAAGagggtgcctggggcagccaAGAACGCAGTCCCCTTCCACAAAGAGCTTGCAGACATCCTTGAGGGGGATCATATTGTGGCTCCTTGCCATACAGTCCAGCACACAGCCTTGGGCCCCGTCTGCTGTGACCAGCAAGAAGGGGACAGTGGTgaagcagcctcctcccagcagctgcctgctgccccccaggaAAGTTGTGAGGACCCGGTGTCCTCTGTGGCCCTGGTCCTGAGCCCCATCGCTGAACCTGGAACGCAGGAGACCCAGGAGGTGGCCCCCGGACAGGATGGTTGCAAGTCAGAGGTCTCAGAAATCGAGCACCCTGCAGGAAACCTCTTTG ATTTCTCTGATGCCTGGGACTCGTTGGCAGAGGACAGCTCTGTGGGCTCATTCCCCGGATCTGGCCCGTCAGTGCAAGCAG GCAGCATGAGTGAAAAGATGCCAGCCCTGGACTCCGTCAGGCGGGCACCTAATTGGAGCCGTGGTGAGGTGCTGGACCTGATCACGGCATGGGGAGAGATGAGGAGAGCCATTGCAACTGCAGGAAAGGGATCTAAAGGAAACCGTCAGAAACAGGCCATTTGTGAGAGGATTGCAGCGCAGATGGTGGCACGGGGGCATCAGCGGGACTGGCTCCAGGTCAGGACCAAGATAAAGTCCCTGAAATCCCTTTATGTGAAGGGCAGGGATGCCAATAAGGTGCCTGGGGCAGCCAAGAACACGATCCCCTTCCACAAAGAGCTTGCAGACATCCTTGAGAGGGATCGCGCTGTGGCTCCTCGCTACACAGTCCAGTGCACAGCCTTGGGCCCTTTCTGCTGTGACCAGCAAGAGGGGGACAGCGGTgaagcagcctcctcccagcagcttcctgctgccctccaggAAAGGTCTGAGGATCTGGTGTCCTCCGTGGCCCTGATCCTGAGCCCCATCGCTGAACCTGGAACACAGGAGACTCAGGAGGTGGCCCCAGGACAGGATGGTTGCAAGTCAGAGGTCCCAGAAATTGAGCATCCTGCAGGAAACCTCTCTG ATTTCTCTGATGCCTGGGACTGCTTGGCAGAGGACAGCTCTGTGGGCTCATTCCCTGGATCTGGCCCTTCAGTGCAAGCAG CTCACTCAGCCAGCATGAGCCAAAAGATGCCCGCCCTGGACTCTGTCAAGCGGGCACCTAATTGGAGCCGTGGTGAGGTGCTGGACCTGATCGCGATATGGGGAGAGATGAGGAGAGCCATTGCAGCTGCAGCAAAGGGGACTAAAGGAACCCGGCAGAATCAGGCTGTTTGTGAGAGGATTGCGGCGCAGATGGTGGCACGGGGACATCAGCGGGACTGGCTCCAGGTCAGGACCAAGATAAAGTCCCTGAAATCCCTCTATGTGAGAGGCAGGGATGCCAATAGGATGCCTGGGGCAGCCAAGAACACGATCCCCTTCCACAAAGAGATTGCAGACATCCTTGAGAGGGATCATGCTGTGGCTTCTCACCATACAGTCCAGTGCACAGTTTTGGGCCCCGTCTGCTGTGACCAGCAAGAGGGGGACAGCGgtgaggcagcctcctctcagcaGCCATCTTCTGCCCACCAGCGAAGTTGTGAGGACCTGGTGTCCTCCATGGCCCTGATCCTGAGCCCCATCGCTGAACCTGGAACGCAGGAGACCCAGGAGGTGGCCCCAGGACAGGATGGTTGCAAGTCAGAGGTCCCAGAAATTGAGCACCCTGTAGGAAACCTCTTCG GAAATCATACAGGTGAGAGAGGCCTCTGCATCTAG